A genomic window from Periophthalmus magnuspinnatus isolate fPerMag1 chromosome 16, fPerMag1.2.pri, whole genome shotgun sequence includes:
- the LOC117384080 gene encoding uncharacterized protein C1orf232, translating into MNPLWKSYKSKVLKTINPEYEEDTAEEVSEVQMENDLNPVQEDEGPNAVTQLAKKMQGAGTKSWNKLSTLFNKEDEHQLLEETESPPVPDHPLAVKPEEPSRPSRRTGFWDSFATNWAAKKQAEAAAAANEATTSGQEGEGVMEAGGQESQDGHISENQGDEGGAKTNSFSKYVSLGGGAAGSEDASFKWNFVTSKLAELKTKSMTKTN; encoded by the exons ATGAACCCTCTGTGGAAGTCCTACAAGAGCAAAGTGCTCAAGACCATCAACCCTGAGTATGAAGAGGACACTGCAGAGGAG GTTTCAGAGGTGCAGATGGAGAACGATTTGAATCCAGTTCAAGAGGACGAAGGCCCCAATGCTGTCACCCAGTTAGCCAAAAAG ATGCAGGGAGCTGGGACTAAGAGCTGGAACAAACTGTCCACTTTATTCAACAAAGAGGATGAGCATCAGCTcctggaggagacagagagccCGCCTGTCCCTGACCA TCCACTGGCGGTTAAGCCTGAGGAGCCTTCTCGACCCTCACGCCGCACAGGATTCTGGGACAGCTTTGCCACCAACTGGGCCGCCAAGAAGCAGGCCGAGGCAGCCGCAGCAGCCAATGAGGCAACAACATCTgggcaggagggggagggggtgaTGGAGGCAGGGGGGCAAGAGTCCCAGGACGGCCACATCTCAGAGAACCAGGGCGATGAAGGCGGAGCTAAAACCAACAGCTTCTCCAAATATGTCTCTCTGGGGGGAGGGGCCGCTGGTAGTGAGGATGCCTCCTTTAAGTGGAACTTTGTCACCAGTAAACTGGCCGAGTTGAAGACCAAGAGCATGACCAAAACCAACTAG